A window from Vulcanimicrobium alpinum encodes these proteins:
- a CDS encoding murein hydrolase activator EnvC family protein: MRRAVALALAVALVPCAVRAHSHVDEKIQAQKAKIHAVHVQLHQKRAQLDDARSRVTAIAGQLAATNRNIASVNAHLGDLETQMRSTQRKLAWNTIQLDAARKTLHRHQDALSRRLVDAYEHGDLGYLDVLLSARSFADFVERWNDIRFLVKANEATIRARRADEKQVATLQGSLLGARAELQSQESQVHQQRLALDSLAQQRTLLLAAADQQRAQVQNEVQQLDSMSEEEEAQLNALVLEKQRELEAEREARRRAARLAGQEVPPEPGAPGQLMWPLSGPITSPFGYRMHPVFHRMILHAGIDIGVPTGTTIAAAAGGHVIVASYQGNCGNMVAIDHGGGLSTLYCHMSQIFVGVGQDVQRGQAIGAAGATGDATGPHLHFQVDLHGQPVDPMSYLR; the protein is encoded by the coding sequence ATGCGCCGCGCGGTCGCCCTCGCGCTCGCCGTCGCGCTGGTGCCGTGCGCGGTCCGCGCGCACAGCCACGTCGACGAGAAGATCCAAGCGCAGAAGGCGAAAATCCATGCGGTGCACGTCCAGCTTCATCAGAAGCGGGCGCAGCTCGACGACGCACGGTCGCGCGTCACCGCGATCGCCGGCCAGCTCGCCGCGACCAACCGCAACATCGCCTCGGTCAACGCCCATCTCGGCGATCTCGAGACGCAGATGCGGTCGACGCAGCGCAAGCTGGCGTGGAACACGATCCAGCTCGACGCCGCGCGCAAGACCCTGCATCGCCACCAGGACGCGCTCTCGCGGCGCCTGGTCGACGCGTACGAACACGGCGACCTCGGCTATCTCGACGTCCTGCTCAGCGCGCGCTCCTTCGCCGATTTCGTCGAACGCTGGAACGACATCCGGTTCCTGGTGAAGGCGAACGAGGCGACGATCCGCGCGCGCCGCGCCGACGAAAAACAGGTCGCGACGCTGCAGGGTTCGCTGCTCGGCGCGCGGGCCGAACTGCAGTCTCAGGAAAGCCAGGTGCACCAGCAGCGGCTCGCGCTCGACAGTCTGGCGCAGCAGCGGACGCTGCTGCTCGCGGCCGCCGATCAGCAGCGCGCGCAGGTGCAGAACGAGGTCCAGCAGCTCGACTCGATGTCGGAGGAAGAGGAAGCGCAGCTCAACGCGCTCGTCCTCGAGAAGCAGCGCGAGCTGGAAGCCGAGCGGGAAGCGCGGCGCCGCGCGGCGCGGCTCGCCGGCCAGGAAGTCCCGCCCGAACCGGGCGCACCCGGCCAACTGATGTGGCCGCTGTCGGGGCCGATCACCTCGCCGTTCGGCTACCGCATGCACCCGGTGTTCCACCGCATGATCCTCCATGCCGGGATCGACATCGGCGTCCCCACCGGGACGACGATCGCGGCGGCCGCCGGCGGTCACGTGATCGTCGCGAGCTATCAGGGCAACTGCGGGAACATGGTCGCGATCGACCACGGCGGCGGGCTCTCGACGCTCTACTGCCACATGTCGCAGATCTTCGTGGGCGTCGGACAGGACGTCCAGCGCGGGCAAGCGATCGGCGCCGCCGGGGCGACCGGCGACGCGACCGGCCCGCACCTCCACTTCCAGGTCGACCTGCACGGCCAGCCCGTCGACCCGATGAGCTACCTGCGCTGA
- a CDS encoding peroxiredoxin, with translation MLRMSVAIAVVLVVLAVAAVGIRRASAHLQHGAAAPDFTLQAAKGGTVETVDLKAALAKGPVVLYFFPKSFTSGCTVEAHLFSEHIADYRKLGATVIGVSGDDLETQKKFSAQECRSAFLVASDPGLKVAKAYDAALGFGFANRTSYVIGQDGTVALAYTNLDPSQHVAKTLDAVKSLHATAER, from the coding sequence ATGCTTCGCATGTCGGTCGCAATCGCGGTCGTCCTGGTCGTCTTGGCGGTCGCCGCGGTCGGCATCCGCCGCGCCTCGGCCCATCTTCAGCACGGTGCCGCGGCACCCGATTTCACGCTGCAAGCCGCCAAGGGCGGGACGGTGGAGACCGTCGACTTGAAAGCCGCGCTGGCGAAGGGCCCGGTCGTGCTGTACTTCTTCCCCAAGTCGTTCACGTCGGGCTGCACCGTCGAGGCGCATCTGTTCTCCGAGCACATCGCCGACTACCGGAAGCTCGGCGCCACCGTCATTGGCGTCAGCGGCGACGATCTCGAGACACAGAAAAAATTCTCCGCGCAGGAGTGCCGGTCGGCGTTTCTCGTCGCTTCCGACCCTGGGCTCAAGGTCGCCAAGGCCTACGATGCGGCGCTCGGCTTCGGCTTTGCCAACCGCACGTCGTACGTGATCGGGCAGGACGGCACCGTCGCGCTCGCCTACACGAATCTCGATCCCTCGCAGCACGTCGCGAAGACGCTCGACGCGGTGAAGAGCCTGCACGCGACCGCGGAGCGATGA
- a CDS encoding S41 family peptidase, which yields MNRLVPLALAALLGLATAPVPAATPAAVAMTQGQTQELIESYARLSSDFYKKVDAQAALDGARTSMIEYLKKKHVANPTLPQARAGGDDARTAEALQREVSTAVAAYAPKLEPADSLSGSTQITYAAITGVLSSVKDRYTVFLTPKEYAALNEGLDGTSFGGVGISYSIDDKTKFLHIENVILDGPSDKAGVLPEDAITAIDGKPVPALLEGATTVELQQKRVTQALRGDPGTRVRLTIQRAGKDLEPVTITRDTIHQPSVASKMLPGAVGYVDLSVFGQTTGAELSTALKRLDAQGAKAYVLDLRYNGGGYLNAAVDVASKFISNGPIVSVQSRAGTDTEYDAENTAIAPRPLAVLVNQYTASASEITAGAIQDAGVGTLVGVKTFGKGVVQTIFPMRDGSAVKITTARYFTPKGRDINSVGIEPEIRSELPKELKGIRMGDPKTDPQLMAALTYVNGRIAQTDGAARPAAATAH from the coding sequence ATGAACCGCCTCGTACCCTTGGCCCTCGCCGCGCTGCTGGGACTCGCGACCGCACCGGTCCCCGCGGCGACACCCGCCGCCGTGGCGATGACGCAAGGGCAGACGCAAGAACTCATCGAGAGCTACGCGCGCCTCTCATCGGACTTCTACAAGAAGGTCGACGCGCAGGCCGCGCTCGACGGCGCGCGCACGTCGATGATCGAGTACCTCAAGAAGAAACACGTCGCGAACCCGACGCTGCCGCAGGCACGCGCCGGCGGCGACGATGCGAGGACGGCGGAAGCGCTGCAGCGCGAGGTTTCGACCGCCGTCGCCGCCTATGCGCCCAAACTCGAACCGGCCGATTCACTCTCCGGTTCGACGCAGATCACCTACGCCGCGATCACCGGCGTGCTCTCGTCAGTGAAGGATCGCTACACGGTCTTCCTGACGCCGAAAGAGTACGCGGCGCTCAACGAGGGGCTCGACGGCACGTCGTTCGGCGGCGTCGGGATCTCGTATTCGATCGACGACAAGACGAAGTTCCTGCACATCGAGAACGTCATCCTCGACGGTCCGTCCGACAAGGCCGGCGTGCTGCCGGAAGATGCGATCACCGCGATCGACGGCAAGCCGGTCCCCGCACTTCTCGAAGGCGCGACGACGGTCGAACTGCAGCAGAAGCGCGTGACGCAGGCGCTGCGCGGCGATCCGGGGACGCGCGTGCGTCTGACGATTCAGCGCGCCGGCAAAGATCTCGAGCCGGTGACGATCACGCGCGACACGATCCACCAGCCCAGCGTCGCCTCGAAGATGCTGCCGGGCGCCGTCGGCTACGTCGATCTCTCGGTCTTCGGGCAGACGACCGGCGCCGAGCTTTCGACCGCGCTCAAGCGCCTCGACGCGCAAGGCGCGAAGGCGTACGTCCTCGATCTTCGCTACAACGGCGGCGGCTATCTCAACGCCGCGGTCGACGTCGCGTCGAAGTTCATCTCGAACGGCCCGATCGTCAGCGTGCAGTCGCGCGCCGGGACCGACACGGAGTACGACGCGGAGAACACCGCGATCGCGCCGCGGCCGCTCGCGGTGCTCGTCAACCAGTACACCGCCTCGGCATCGGAGATCACCGCCGGTGCGATTCAGGACGCCGGCGTCGGGACGCTCGTCGGGGTGAAGACGTTCGGGAAAGGCGTCGTGCAGACGATCTTCCCGATGCGCGACGGCTCGGCGGTGAAGATCACGACCGCGCGCTACTTCACGCCGAAGGGCCGTGACATCAACAGCGTCGGGATCGAGCCCGAGATCCGCAGCGAGCTTCCGAAGGAACTCAAAGGGATCCGGATGGGCGATCCCAAGACCGACCCGCAGCTCATGGCGGCGCTGACGTACGTCAACGGCCGGATCGCACAAACGGACGGCGCGGCGCGGCCCGCCGCCGCGACCGCGCACTAA
- the ftsX gene encoding permease-like cell division protein FtsX — translation MDWGRLRFFLGEVLANFTRNAGMQFTAIGTVAVTIVLLGSFLYVRETIQTFGTGVLSQIEIAVYLKDDVDDAKARALATKFARDRRIARATYVPKAQGIKRMQQVLGRDFDTSLLTSNPLPNTYHVQAKDADLVPAVAAWIAKDPRVAKTDYAADTVQKLLKTAAVLGRAGIALIALLSLSAAIVIANTIRLTVFARRREIAIMQLVGATNMYIRMPFIAEGILAGVLGAGLAIGVLAVAERQVVPKLAQTLAFVTFHVNETALCLELLAVGAAVGLLASWFSVGRHLRT, via the coding sequence GTGGACTGGGGCAGACTGCGGTTCTTCCTGGGTGAGGTTCTCGCGAACTTCACCCGCAACGCGGGGATGCAGTTCACGGCGATCGGGACCGTCGCGGTCACGATCGTCCTGCTGGGCTCGTTCCTGTACGTGCGCGAAACGATCCAGACGTTCGGCACCGGCGTCCTCTCGCAGATTGAGATCGCCGTCTATTTGAAAGACGACGTCGACGACGCGAAGGCCAGGGCGCTGGCGACGAAGTTCGCGCGCGACCGCCGGATCGCGCGCGCGACGTACGTCCCCAAAGCGCAGGGCATCAAACGCATGCAGCAGGTGCTCGGACGCGATTTCGACACCTCGCTGCTGACCTCGAACCCGCTCCCGAACACCTATCACGTGCAGGCGAAGGACGCCGATCTCGTCCCGGCGGTCGCCGCGTGGATCGCGAAAGACCCGCGCGTCGCGAAGACCGACTACGCCGCCGACACGGTGCAGAAACTGCTGAAGACGGCGGCGGTGCTCGGCCGCGCCGGGATCGCGCTGATCGCGCTGCTCTCGCTCTCCGCGGCGATCGTTATCGCCAACACGATCCGCCTCACGGTGTTCGCGCGGCGCCGCGAGATCGCGATCATGCAATTGGTCGGCGCGACGAACATGTACATCCGCATGCCGTTCATCGCGGAGGGCATCCTCGCCGGCGTCCTGGGCGCGGGGCTCGCGATCGGCGTCCTCGCGGTCGCGGAACGTCAAGTCGTCCCCAAACTCGCGCAGACCCTCGCGTTCGTCACCTTCCACGTCAACGAGACCGCGCTGTGCCTGGAACTGCTGGCGGTCGGCGCGGCGGTGGGGCTGCTGGCCTCGTGGTTCTCGGTCGGACGGCACCTGCGCACGTGA
- a CDS encoding PAS domain-containing protein, with protein sequence MTGGDERLLRLADLPYEQFDGLPLGAIVVEGDGTIVAYNDYESRMAHRAREQVIGRNFFHDVAPCTAVQEFEGRFHTFFAGRDKERISESFAYLFPFPHGTVHVEITFVRLATEKRVLIAVERVVR encoded by the coding sequence ATGACGGGCGGCGACGAACGCCTGCTGCGGCTCGCCGACCTGCCGTACGAGCAGTTCGACGGGCTTCCGTTGGGCGCGATCGTCGTCGAGGGCGACGGCACGATCGTCGCCTACAACGACTACGAGTCGCGGATGGCGCACCGCGCGCGCGAGCAGGTGATCGGCCGCAACTTCTTTCACGACGTCGCGCCGTGCACCGCGGTCCAGGAATTCGAAGGCCGCTTCCACACGTTTTTCGCGGGCCGTGACAAGGAGCGCATCAGCGAGTCGTTCGCCTACCTGTTCCCCTTCCCGCACGGAACGGTCCACGTCGAGATCACCTTCGTCCGCCTCGCGACGGAGAAGCGCGTCTTGATCGCTGTCGAACGCGTTGTGCGCTGA
- the ftsE gene encoding cell division ATP-binding protein FtsE, with translation MIKLRGVSLVYPNGTRALDDVDLEIEKGSFVFLVGHSGTGKSSLLKLMYREEVPTSGEVVVDGIRVDTLRRGRVPRLRRNIGVVFQDFKLLSHKTVWENVAFALQVTGTRTRDVMRMVPRSLDLVGLSHKSRMFPSELSGGEQQRAAIARALVGNPKLLLCDEPTGNLDPSNTTEIMELLQRINLKGTTVVVATHNQPVVDRMRRRVVRLEHGRILHDDERGYYFRGLGQTAVLPG, from the coding sequence ATGATCAAACTCCGCGGCGTTTCGCTCGTGTACCCCAACGGCACCCGAGCGCTCGACGACGTCGATCTCGAAATCGAGAAAGGCAGCTTCGTCTTTCTGGTGGGCCATTCGGGCACCGGGAAATCGTCGTTGCTCAAACTGATGTACCGCGAAGAGGTTCCGACCTCGGGTGAGGTCGTCGTCGACGGCATCCGCGTCGACACGCTGCGCCGCGGCAGGGTGCCCAGACTGCGCCGCAACATCGGTGTGGTGTTTCAGGACTTCAAACTTCTCTCGCACAAGACGGTGTGGGAGAACGTCGCGTTCGCCCTGCAAGTCACCGGCACGCGCACGCGCGACGTGATGCGGATGGTGCCGCGGTCGCTCGACCTCGTCGGCCTCTCGCACAAGAGCCGGATGTTCCCCTCGGAACTCTCCGGCGGCGAACAGCAGCGCGCCGCGATCGCGCGAGCGCTGGTCGGAAATCCGAAGCTGCTGCTGTGCGACGAGCCGACCGGGAACCTCGATCCGTCGAACACGACCGAGATCATGGAGCTGCTCCAGCGGATCAACCTCAAGGGCACGACGGTCGTCGTCGCCACCCACAACCAACCGGTCGTCGACCGGATGCGCCGCCGCGTCGTGCGGCTGGAACACGGGCGCATCCTGCACGACGACGAGCGAGGATACTATTTCCGTGGACTGGGGCAGACTGCGGTTCTTCCTGGGTGA
- a CDS encoding S41 family peptidase: MTARIRLLSAALVVLAAALGGAAYAGRAGASADPLGTAAAPTVVIGDRKVIGLDLSTLLGRGDPQHQMIVLAYEQVEHAYYKPVADNLLVTGEHTALVKFLQSKKVASPQVPQSTATGERSRDLAILENTLASVQQRYASVAPRDTYTQVALTGMLNGLGDPYTTYLSPQEISGLDEQLHGGDFGGIGVYIVQDAKTGAVLVDPIDGNPAIKAGIRAGDAILAVDGKSTSGQKLDTVEREIRGPNGSTVALTIKRHATSATTTVHVMRAQIRVPSIRAKVEDGIEYVRLSDFGSNSAQEVRQAFLDGKRRNVRGYILDLRYNGGGLLDAAVDISSLFIPQGTIVATIDRAGNRDVRSATGNAIGAKPLVVLVNRYTASASEITAGAVQDYGVGTLVGEKTFGKGVVQSLYNLPDKGALKITTARYVTPKGRDIHHKGIQPDVTVTQRVDLPIIDTPADKQLTAAKQIIAKDASS; the protein is encoded by the coding sequence TTGACCGCCCGCATTCGACTGTTGTCTGCCGCCCTGGTCGTTCTCGCCGCCGCGCTCGGCGGCGCCGCGTACGCGGGGCGCGCCGGCGCGTCCGCCGATCCCCTCGGCACCGCCGCCGCACCGACCGTCGTGATCGGTGACCGCAAGGTCATCGGCCTCGATCTCTCCACGCTGCTCGGTCGCGGCGACCCCCAGCACCAGATGATCGTGCTGGCATACGAGCAGGTCGAGCACGCGTACTACAAGCCCGTCGCCGACAACTTGCTGGTCACCGGCGAGCACACGGCGCTGGTCAAGTTTCTGCAGTCGAAAAAAGTCGCGAGCCCGCAGGTGCCGCAGAGCACCGCGACCGGCGAGCGCTCGCGCGATCTCGCGATCCTCGAGAACACGCTGGCCAGCGTGCAGCAGCGCTACGCGTCCGTCGCGCCGCGCGACACCTACACGCAAGTCGCGCTGACCGGGATGCTCAACGGCCTCGGCGATCCGTACACGACATACCTGTCGCCGCAAGAGATCAGCGGCCTCGACGAGCAGCTCCACGGCGGCGATTTCGGCGGGATCGGCGTCTACATCGTGCAGGACGCGAAGACCGGAGCGGTGCTGGTCGACCCGATCGACGGCAACCCCGCGATCAAAGCCGGTATCCGCGCGGGCGACGCGATCCTCGCCGTCGACGGCAAGTCGACGTCGGGACAGAAGCTCGACACCGTCGAGCGCGAGATCCGCGGCCCCAACGGATCGACGGTCGCGCTCACGATCAAGCGGCACGCTACCAGCGCGACGACCACCGTGCACGTGATGCGTGCGCAGATCCGCGTGCCGTCGATCCGTGCGAAGGTCGAAGACGGGATCGAGTACGTCCGCCTCTCCGACTTCGGCTCGAACTCGGCGCAGGAAGTGCGCCAGGCGTTTCTCGACGGCAAGCGCCGCAACGTGCGCGGCTATATCCTCGACCTGCGCTACAACGGCGGCGGTCTGCTCGATGCGGCCGTCGACATCTCGAGCCTGTTCATCCCGCAGGGGACGATCGTCGCGACGATCGACCGCGCGGGAAACCGCGACGTGCGCAGCGCGACGGGCAACGCCATCGGCGCGAAGCCGCTGGTGGTGCTGGTGAACCGCTACACGGCGAGCGCGTCGGAGATCACGGCCGGTGCGGTGCAGGACTACGGCGTCGGGACGCTCGTCGGCGAGAAGACGTTCGGTAAGGGCGTCGTTCAGAGTCTCTACAACCTCCCCGACAAGGGCGCGCTGAAGATCACGACCGCGCGCTACGTCACCCCGAAGGGACGCGACATCCATCACAAGGGCATCCAGCCCGACGTCACGGTGACCCAGCGCGTCGACCTGCCGATCATCGACACCCCGGCCGACAAACAGCTGACCGCCGCAAAACAGATCATCGCAAAGGACGCCTCCTCATGA
- a CDS encoding GGDEF domain-containing response regulator → MNLRFASGERRAPCEGTILIVDDDTRLREILRANFEVVGYDVVDVHDAASALAVLDSQRPDAIVVDVLPAAGNGSELVRTIRRHPQGANVPVIVLSARMHPDDAIRGLDAGADDVVVKPFAPEEMMARVRGKIRRAAEDAALQPLTKLPANGPIEAEIRSRLAARTPWSVLYIDLDGFKAFNDAFGFASGDQVIVLTATTIAEAVRKHGAADDFVGHVGGDDFVVIVAPARAREVGESIVAAFDREIRTVQRDTRVPCCTVSIAIVNGSRFPSTYEQIGERAAAVKKEAKRRRGSVVVSEAELR, encoded by the coding sequence GTGAACCTGCGCTTTGCGTCAGGCGAACGCCGCGCGCCCTGCGAGGGGACGATCCTCATCGTCGACGACGACACGCGGCTGCGCGAGATCCTGCGCGCCAACTTCGAGGTCGTCGGCTACGACGTCGTCGACGTGCACGACGCGGCGAGCGCATTGGCGGTGCTCGACTCGCAGCGGCCCGATGCGATCGTCGTCGACGTCCTGCCCGCCGCCGGCAACGGTTCCGAGCTCGTCCGCACGATCCGCCGGCATCCGCAGGGTGCCAACGTCCCGGTGATCGTCCTCTCCGCGAGGATGCATCCGGACGACGCGATCCGCGGGCTCGACGCCGGCGCCGACGACGTCGTCGTCAAGCCGTTCGCCCCCGAAGAGATGATGGCGCGCGTGCGCGGCAAGATCCGCCGGGCCGCCGAAGACGCCGCGCTCCAGCCGCTTACGAAGCTTCCCGCCAACGGACCGATCGAGGCCGAGATCCGCAGCCGGCTCGCCGCCCGCACGCCCTGGTCGGTGCTGTACATCGACCTCGACGGCTTCAAAGCGTTCAACGACGCGTTCGGCTTCGCCAGCGGCGATCAGGTGATCGTGCTGACGGCGACGACGATCGCGGAGGCGGTGCGCAAGCACGGCGCCGCGGACGACTTCGTCGGTCACGTCGGCGGCGACGACTTCGTCGTGATCGTCGCGCCGGCGCGCGCGCGGGAGGTCGGCGAATCGATCGTCGCGGCGTTCGACCGCGAGATCCGCACCGTCCAGCGCGACACGCGCGTCCCGTGCTGCACGGTCTCGATCGCGATCGTGAACGGTTCGCGTTTCCCCTCGACGTACGAGCAGATCGGCGAACGCGCCGCCGCGGTAAAGAAAGAAGCCAAACGCCGGCGCGGCTCGGTCGTCGTGAGCGAAGCGGAGCTCCGCTGA